One part of the Elusimicrobiaceae bacterium genome encodes these proteins:
- a CDS encoding prepilin-type N-terminal cleavage/methylation domain-containing protein, with the protein MKHNQQAFTLVELLVVVLIIGILSAVAVPMYQGAIDKSRWSTLLTPAKALQTAQTAAYMENGAYAEDTSALVLSLPGEAQDNKYIMPDAEYSIDTKSANQSTITGQLDTLPNVRLSMALKNPESYLFCEAKSGDARAERLCKNLLAGQKAGSKNGYDKYILDYPGTCAWANTTGQCYVSEEARCSAMGMPYANGYCGYTEEQRRDINEGGICTGTVEQGCARSVINEGGLCKGDGHNACGWSTFNLGGKCTGTVYGGCNFSVFNAGECNGNSTSGAACIYNTFNEGAICNGNVGGNCNSNTFNGGKCIANNSNTCWGSTYTNGGCCEDYGKGYCPADAPKCSD; encoded by the coding sequence GGTACTGATTATAGGGATCTTAAGTGCTGTAGCAGTGCCTATGTATCAAGGAGCAATTGATAAAAGCCGCTGGAGCACTTTACTGACCCCGGCCAAAGCACTACAAACTGCCCAAACTGCCGCCTATATGGAAAACGGAGCATACGCAGAGGATACCAGTGCTTTAGTTTTGTCTTTACCTGGAGAAGCGCAAGATAATAAATATATTATGCCGGATGCCGAGTATAGCATAGACACCAAAAGTGCCAACCAAAGTACCATTACCGGGCAATTAGATACGCTGCCGAATGTAAGACTTTCTATGGCACTTAAAAATCCGGAAAGTTATTTATTTTGTGAAGCCAAAAGCGGAGATGCACGCGCAGAACGCTTGTGTAAAAATTTACTAGCCGGACAAAAGGCAGGCAGTAAAAACGGCTATGATAAATATATCCTAGATTATCCGGGTACGTGTGCGTGGGCCAATACGACGGGGCAATGTTATGTGAGCGAAGAAGCCCGCTGCAGTGCCATGGGTATGCCATATGCAAATGGATATTGTGGCTATACTGAGGAACAACGGAGAGATATTAATGAAGGTGGGATATGTACGGGCACTGTAGAACAAGGATGTGCACGTTCGGTTATAAACGAGGGAGGACTTTGCAAGGGGGATGGGCATAATGCATGTGGTTGGTCCACGTTCAATCTAGGCGGTAAATGTACAGGTACCGTATACGGTGGTTGTAATTTTTCAGTTTTTAATGCAGGAGAATGTAATGGAAACTCTACATCGGGCGCCGCTTGTATTTATAATACATTTAATGAAGGAGCAATTTGTAATGGTAATGTAGGAGGAAATTGCAACTCCAATACTTTTAATGGTGGAAAATGTATTGCAAACAACTCGAATACATGTTGGGGAAGTACTTACACCAACGGCGGTTGTTGCGAAGATTACGGAAAAGGATATTGCCCGGCAGACGCCCCCAAGTGCTCGGACTAA